From Streptomyces sp. GSL17-111, one genomic window encodes:
- a CDS encoding DUF262 domain-containing protein → MAGPEDSGGERATGPDGAPGVGRYAVPEDVAGAQDALALSLGPPLEIGHDGRPTGVELELPSDEGEEDGAPFSDADGISAPFRPEDIKIHTETTTVDLLLSRLREGMLDLAPDFQRRAGVWSDTRQSRLIESLLLRIPISGFHLAQDEEDTWAVVDGIQRLTAIARFVTPDVVGMAPLTLRGLDYLTDFHGKGYADLSGRLKVRLRETQLVVHIIQQGTPEAVKYNVFSRINTGGLPLKPQEMRHALVPGPVRAYLADLAEHPSFGEATGWSVSDERMNDREMVLRFLAFRLSNPAAHAHKDFDHFLIAAMHHVNALTEERRELYAREFRTALGCATELFGKQAFRKWHEVPGRSPINMALFETVTVNLALLDDHERARLVASRERLLDRYVELLGDWDFDRSISAGTGAPQKVRTRFQNMARLFRGVAEQ, encoded by the coding sequence ATGGCGGGTCCGGAGGACAGCGGCGGGGAGCGGGCGACCGGGCCGGACGGGGCGCCGGGGGTCGGGCGCTACGCCGTCCCCGAGGACGTCGCCGGGGCGCAGGACGCGCTCGCCCTGTCGTTGGGGCCGCCGTTGGAGATCGGGCACGACGGGCGGCCGACGGGCGTGGAGCTGGAGCTGCCCTCCGACGAGGGCGAGGAGGACGGCGCGCCCTTCAGCGACGCGGACGGCATCTCCGCCCCGTTCCGGCCCGAGGACATCAAGATCCACACCGAGACGACCACCGTCGACCTGCTGCTGTCCCGGCTGCGGGAGGGCATGCTCGACCTGGCACCGGACTTCCAGCGCCGGGCCGGCGTCTGGAGCGACACCCGGCAGAGCCGGCTGATCGAGTCGCTGCTGCTCCGCATCCCGATCTCCGGCTTTCACCTGGCCCAGGACGAGGAGGACACCTGGGCCGTGGTGGACGGCATCCAGCGGCTCACCGCCATCGCCCGGTTCGTGACTCCGGACGTGGTCGGGATGGCGCCGCTGACGCTGCGCGGGCTGGACTACCTGACCGACTTCCACGGCAAGGGGTACGCGGACCTGAGCGGACGGCTGAAGGTCCGGCTCCGGGAGACCCAACTCGTCGTGCACATCATTCAGCAGGGCACCCCCGAAGCGGTGAAGTACAACGTCTTCTCCCGCATCAACACCGGCGGTCTCCCGCTGAAACCGCAGGAGATGCGGCACGCCCTGGTGCCGGGGCCCGTCCGGGCCTACCTCGCCGACCTGGCCGAGCACCCGTCGTTCGGCGAGGCGACCGGCTGGAGCGTGTCCGACGAGCGGATGAACGACCGCGAGATGGTGCTGCGCTTCCTCGCCTTCCGGCTGTCCAACCCCGCCGCCCACGCCCACAAGGACTTCGACCACTTCCTCATCGCCGCGATGCACCACGTCAACGCCCTCACCGAGGAGCGGCGGGAGCTGTATGCCCGGGAGTTCCGGACGGCGCTGGGGTGCGCCACGGAGCTGTTCGGGAAGCAGGCGTTCCGCAAGTGGCACGAGGTGCCGGGCCGTTCGCCGATCAACATGGCGCTGTTCGAGACGGTGACGGTGAATCTCGCCCTGCTGGACGATCACGAGCGCGCCCGGCTGGTAGCGTCCCGGGAGAGGCTGCTCGACCGGTACGTCGAGCTGCTCGGGGACTGGGACTTCGACCGGTCGATCTCCGCCGGTACGGGTGCCCCGCAGAAGGTCCGCACCAGGTTCCAGAACATGGCACGGCTGTTCCGAGGGGTGGCTGAACAGTGA
- a CDS encoding helix-turn-helix domain-containing protein: MHDNAEDESDEPRVGCGGNGSGVGGEPTPSDSLRTFGAVVQALREHAGLSREEFADLVRFSKHTVASIEQGRRMADRQFVERAEPVLGDTGALRRAMPHVSRQAGLASWFRQWARLERTAISLYTYECRLLPGLLQTEAYARAVSLDVPPVPHPDELEERITARLARQDLMAVTRKPPTAFSFIVEQAILERETGGEAVTRELFDRLLELIDRNWNVEFQIMPRRQASHAGLDGPIMLAETPDHRWFAYSEGQQNGRLIADAKEISLLQQRYAKLRSQAMPPEESLGLLKRLRGTL; the protein is encoded by the coding sequence ATGCACGACAACGCGGAGGATGAGAGCGATGAGCCGAGGGTTGGATGCGGCGGGAACGGAAGCGGGGTCGGGGGTGAGCCCACGCCGTCGGACAGTCTGCGCACCTTCGGTGCGGTGGTGCAGGCGCTGCGGGAGCACGCGGGTCTGAGCCGCGAGGAGTTCGCGGATCTGGTGCGCTTCTCCAAACACACGGTCGCGTCGATCGAGCAGGGCCGCCGCATGGCGGACCGGCAGTTCGTCGAGCGGGCCGAACCCGTCCTCGGCGACACCGGAGCCCTGCGCAGGGCGATGCCGCACGTCTCCCGCCAGGCTGGGCTGGCCAGCTGGTTCCGGCAGTGGGCCCGCCTGGAGCGGACGGCCATCAGTCTCTACACGTACGAATGCCGGTTGCTGCCCGGCTTGTTGCAGACCGAGGCGTACGCGCGGGCGGTGTCCCTGGACGTGCCTCCGGTGCCGCACCCGGACGAACTGGAGGAGCGGATCACGGCACGACTGGCCCGACAGGACCTCATGGCGGTCACCAGGAAGCCACCGACCGCGTTCAGCTTCATCGTGGAGCAGGCCATCCTGGAACGGGAGACGGGTGGAGAGGCGGTGACGCGGGAACTCTTCGACCGGTTGCTGGAGTTGATCGACCGGAACTGGAACGTGGAGTTCCAGATCATGCCGAGGCGGCAGGCCTCCCACGCGGGCCTGGACGGACCGATCATGCTCGCCGAGACCCCGGACCATCGCTGGTTCGCGTACTCGGAAGGGCAGCAGAACGGACGGTTGATCGCTGACGCGAAAGAGATCAGCCTGCTCCAGCAGCGGTATGCGAAACTGCGCTCGCAGGCCATGCCCCCCGAGGAATCCCTGGGCCTGCTGAAGCGATTGCGAGGAACGCTATGA
- a CDS encoding DUF397 domain-containing protein: protein MSTSELAWFKSSYSGSQGDACVEVAKGAGAIHVRDSKDQLSPELAVTPAAWDHFITFTRQG from the coding sequence ATGAGCACGTCCGAACTGGCCTGGTTCAAGAGCAGCTACAGCGGTTCGCAAGGGGATGCGTGCGTCGAGGTGGCGAAGGGAGCGGGCGCGATCCACGTCCGGGACTCCAAGGACCAGCTGAGCCCCGAACTCGCCGTCACCCCCGCTGCCTGGGACCACTTCATCACCTTCACCCGCCAGGGCTGA
- a CDS encoding class I SAM-dependent DNA methyltransferase — protein MTYDSLVNHGDYLSAHYLAEVLPKDLKAKDGLLARWAAAEEAERRRYADAVAEAEQEGLGPDTVPPRARTPREGLRALHGPYFAGRAALARDAQVLAEPDAPEPAGWQKRVTELHLDTLRALGYADAHEQSVTVHRADHAYTVQVSHAEPGLLAVSCGWTAQPDAALDPDGAGRLLHPVELEASVTLDDAKALTDFLFACDSPPRYVLLLVGGVLVLADRLAWPEGRYLAADLDAALHRRDDRNGGELDTLAALFGADSLRVPTEGGTAPLAGFLDKSGKHAVGVSTELREGLRLSVEWIANEVLDRLREPENGVTPAELDDPARLAKELSREALRYLYRILFLLYAEASPALGILPADDPDYERGYGLQRLGDLVVRDLVGERSRRGFHLYESLDLLFAKVENGHRRYGSEAEDLAAEAAAREAVRAETEAAELLASGAITRAEHAERLREADRARRAAARSTGAGLRFEALRSELFAKEAVRLISDDQLENPAYEGGEGERRRPFLDTRLRNATLHKVLRRLMLTRGRGRERGGFISYAQLGINQLGAVYEGLMSYTGFIAEEDLYEVAKGGDPSGGSWMIPASRVQDYPDEVFVVREDDETGRRLGRVVHPEGRFVYRLAGRDRQTSASYYTPKSLTEVTVELALKHRLDQGGGTTPARELLEWKICEPALGSGAFLNEAVDQVAAEYLRRRERELGRRVDPEQRQVELQRVKAYIALHNAYGVDLNATAVELAEVSLWLNSMHPGMRAPWFGLHLRRGNSLIGAGRKVYGADVLTDGPWLAKKSPLPPRDLPFRDGPLPDGAVHQFLLPAVGWGAVAGEAEAKRLAEDAARALGKWRRGVQKPPKGPKPFQERGEEDQAARNKRYERWRKAAEKTELGRVQGVARRVEFLWKLVATRLELSERKIARRIDVWGADWLDQSSEAEDKQKVLDDLTRHGTPYWRLKTVMDAWCALWFWPLDRVGELDGTDSAYAAGGTLLDEGVLTDLLAPEAVAETAPEESAPAPAAETAPEPSGPAPGDQMWQAGGLFDAPGGEQVELGWEAAPDRSEAGLRSGPNRRTSGRRARVKDQRRACIPLATFGDWLDFLEAVLGTNDLPEGSYLAGVEDLGPDEALEVLSDVEDRLEGLLGMDTPGRLPFRFPWLNTVEDIAGTTEKDIKAEDGHGFFHWELHFAHVFRSPAGGFDLQVGNPPWVRPEWVESQVLAEVDPWFALAEKPSATEQQEKKELLLSDAESLRYYLRELAAISGVSETLGSPAVYPVLAGTRPDLYRAFMSRVWSNLGQEGTAGLIHPDTHFGGVKDGRLRDAAYRHLRLHAGFVNVGNWAFEASRNTEFGVHIYGPRQQHIHFENLSRLYGVEPLAGSLHHDGQGEVPGMRHGGTWDLRPHRARVIDIDESVLEDWQNLTGNVGIPPTQAALLQPTTTAEQGAIEALSSVELRIEQHDPRISQGYNETNSNKGGFIAWNTSQPDALSGIVLQGPHFGIATPISKQPKVPCRGNHDWTAFDLTALAADAVPRTNYVRPETCSLSRYEDAQDHWLDRSRLTADWQPSAEEWQNRDRVLSDEERALTEDEQRDLLHQRLWLFQPYTRFYRLAWRRMIPFNTERSLFAALIPPGPAHVDAVHSMALTNNRATALNVGFWAALPIDYLLRILGRADLRNAEAKKMPYADPSHPLASALLLRTLRLNCLTEAYAPLWAELYDPTWPGYEGWAIAWQGLSPLADGINATWEHTSPLRTEYERRAALVEIDALVAVWLGMSADELIAVLKARYAILRDREAKMWFDAKGRQLAQDPYAHGHGQTKEDFTQFIAYTEGQRSQPPEGYSAPFYKANREEEMREAHAYFLRRLQEAIDQGRWTPPSE, from the coding sequence GTGACGTACGACTCGCTGGTCAACCACGGCGACTACCTCTCGGCCCACTACCTCGCCGAGGTTCTGCCCAAGGACCTCAAGGCCAAGGACGGCCTCCTCGCCCGCTGGGCCGCCGCAGAGGAGGCCGAGCGCCGACGCTACGCGGACGCCGTGGCCGAGGCGGAGCAGGAGGGGCTGGGCCCCGACACCGTGCCCCCGCGCGCCCGCACCCCCCGCGAGGGCCTGCGGGCGCTCCACGGCCCGTACTTCGCAGGACGTGCGGCCCTCGCCCGGGACGCGCAGGTGCTCGCCGAACCCGACGCGCCCGAGCCCGCCGGGTGGCAGAAGCGCGTCACCGAGCTGCACCTGGACACCCTGCGGGCCCTCGGCTACGCCGACGCCCACGAGCAGAGCGTCACCGTCCACCGCGCCGACCACGCGTACACCGTCCAGGTCAGCCACGCCGAACCCGGCCTGCTGGCCGTCTCCTGCGGCTGGACGGCCCAGCCGGACGCCGCGCTCGACCCGGACGGCGCCGGACGCCTCCTCCACCCCGTGGAGCTGGAGGCGTCGGTGACCCTGGACGACGCCAAGGCCCTCACCGACTTCCTCTTCGCCTGCGACAGCCCCCCGCGCTACGTGCTGCTCCTCGTCGGCGGTGTGCTCGTCCTCGCCGACCGCCTCGCCTGGCCCGAGGGCCGCTACCTGGCCGCCGACCTCGACGCCGCCCTCCACCGTCGCGACGACCGCAACGGCGGCGAACTGGACACGCTGGCCGCCCTCTTCGGCGCCGACTCACTGCGGGTGCCCACCGAGGGCGGTACCGCGCCCCTGGCCGGGTTCCTCGACAAGTCCGGCAAGCACGCCGTCGGCGTCTCCACCGAGCTGCGCGAGGGCCTGCGCCTGAGCGTCGAGTGGATCGCCAACGAGGTGCTGGACCGGCTGCGCGAACCGGAGAACGGCGTCACCCCGGCCGAGCTGGACGACCCGGCGCGCCTGGCCAAGGAGCTCAGCCGCGAGGCGCTGCGCTACCTCTACCGCATCCTGTTCCTCCTGTACGCCGAGGCCAGCCCGGCGCTGGGCATCCTGCCCGCCGACGACCCCGACTACGAGCGCGGCTACGGCCTCCAGCGGCTGGGCGACCTCGTCGTGCGCGACCTCGTCGGGGAGCGCTCCCGGCGCGGCTTCCACCTGTACGAGTCGCTGGACCTGCTCTTCGCCAAGGTCGAGAACGGCCACCGCCGCTACGGCAGCGAGGCCGAGGACCTGGCGGCGGAGGCCGCCGCCCGCGAGGCCGTCCGGGCCGAGACCGAGGCGGCCGAGCTCCTCGCCTCCGGCGCGATCACCCGCGCCGAGCACGCCGAGCGCCTGCGCGAGGCCGACCGCGCCCGCCGCGCCGCCGCCCGCAGCACCGGCGCCGGACTGCGCTTCGAGGCCCTGCGCTCCGAGCTCTTCGCGAAGGAGGCCGTCCGCCTCATCTCCGACGACCAGCTGGAGAACCCGGCGTACGAGGGCGGCGAGGGCGAGCGGCGCCGCCCGTTCCTGGACACCCGGCTGCGCAACGCGACGCTGCACAAGGTGCTGCGCCGTCTGATGCTCACCCGGGGCCGGGGGCGGGAGCGCGGCGGCTTCATCTCCTACGCCCAGCTCGGCATCAACCAGCTCGGCGCCGTGTACGAGGGGCTCATGTCCTACACCGGCTTCATCGCCGAGGAGGACCTGTACGAGGTCGCCAAGGGCGGCGACCCCTCGGGCGGCAGCTGGATGATCCCCGCCTCCCGTGTCCAGGACTACCCGGACGAGGTCTTCGTCGTCCGGGAGGACGACGAGACCGGCCGCCGGCTGGGCCGCGTCGTCCACCCCGAGGGCCGGTTCGTCTACCGGCTCGCGGGCCGCGACCGGCAGACCTCCGCGTCGTACTACACGCCCAAGTCCCTGACCGAGGTCACCGTCGAGCTGGCGCTCAAACACCGGCTGGATCAGGGTGGCGGGACCACCCCGGCCCGCGAGTTGCTGGAGTGGAAGATCTGCGAACCGGCCCTCGGGTCGGGGGCCTTCCTCAACGAGGCCGTCGACCAGGTGGCCGCCGAGTACCTGCGCCGCCGCGAACGCGAACTGGGCCGCCGGGTGGACCCGGAGCAGCGGCAGGTCGAGCTCCAGCGGGTCAAGGCGTACATCGCCCTGCACAACGCCTACGGCGTCGACCTCAACGCCACGGCGGTGGAGCTGGCCGAGGTCTCGCTGTGGCTCAACTCCATGCACCCCGGCATGCGGGCGCCCTGGTTCGGCCTCCACCTGCGGCGCGGCAACTCGCTGATCGGCGCGGGCCGCAAGGTCTACGGGGCCGACGTCCTGACGGACGGCCCGTGGCTGGCGAAGAAGTCCCCCCTGCCGCCGCGCGATCTGCCCTTCCGCGACGGCCCGCTGCCCGACGGCGCGGTGCACCAGTTCCTGCTGCCCGCCGTCGGCTGGGGAGCCGTCGCCGGGGAGGCGGAGGCCAAGCGGCTCGCGGAGGACGCGGCCAGGGCGCTCGGGAAATGGCGCCGGGGCGTGCAGAAACCGCCGAAGGGGCCGAAGCCCTTCCAGGAGCGCGGGGAGGAGGACCAGGCAGCCCGGAACAAGCGCTACGAGCGGTGGCGTAAGGCGGCGGAGAAGACCGAACTCGGCCGCGTGCAGGGCGTCGCCCGGCGCGTGGAGTTCCTGTGGAAGCTGGTCGCGACCCGGCTCGAACTCTCCGAACGCAAGATCGCCCGCCGCATCGACGTCTGGGGCGCCGACTGGCTCGACCAGTCGTCGGAGGCGGAGGACAAGCAGAAGGTCCTCGACGACCTGACCCGGCACGGCACGCCGTACTGGCGGCTCAAGACGGTCATGGACGCCTGGTGCGCGCTGTGGTTCTGGCCGCTGGACCGGGTGGGCGAACTCGACGGCACGGACTCGGCGTACGCGGCGGGCGGCACCCTCCTCGACGAGGGCGTGCTGACCGACCTGCTGGCCCCGGAGGCCGTCGCCGAGACAGCGCCCGAGGAGTCCGCACCCGCTCCGGCTGCGGAGACGGCACCGGAGCCGTCCGGCCCGGCGCCGGGCGACCAGATGTGGCAGGCCGGGGGCCTGTTCGACGCCCCGGGCGGCGAACAGGTCGAACTCGGCTGGGAGGCCGCCCCGGACCGGTCGGAGGCGGGCCTGCGCAGCGGCCCGAACCGTCGGACGTCCGGCCGCCGGGCCCGGGTCAAGGACCAGCGCCGCGCCTGCATCCCCCTCGCCACCTTCGGCGACTGGCTGGACTTCCTCGAAGCCGTCCTCGGCACCAACGACCTGCCGGAGGGCTCCTACCTCGCGGGCGTCGAGGACCTCGGCCCGGACGAGGCGCTGGAGGTGCTCAGCGACGTCGAGGACCGCCTGGAGGGCCTCCTCGGCATGGACACCCCCGGACGCCTCCCCTTCCGCTTCCCCTGGCTGAACACCGTCGAGGACATCGCCGGGACGACGGAGAAGGACATCAAGGCCGAGGACGGCCACGGCTTCTTCCACTGGGAGCTGCACTTCGCCCACGTCTTCCGCAGCCCCGCCGGCGGCTTCGACCTCCAGGTCGGCAACCCCCCTTGGGTCCGGCCGGAGTGGGTGGAGAGCCAGGTATTGGCGGAAGTTGATCCCTGGTTCGCGTTGGCTGAAAAGCCCTCGGCAACAGAGCAACAAGAGAAGAAGGAGCTACTGCTAAGCGACGCCGAATCACTCCGGTACTACCTACGTGAACTGGCAGCGATCAGCGGTGTTTCGGAAACTCTAGGATCACCTGCGGTCTATCCCGTGCTGGCGGGAACCCGCCCGGACCTTTATCGGGCCTTCATGAGCCGCGTCTGGAGCAACCTCGGGCAAGAAGGAACGGCAGGACTAATCCATCCGGACACCCACTTCGGAGGGGTGAAGGACGGGCGTCTACGCGATGCTGCCTACCGGCATCTGCGGCTTCATGCGGGGTTTGTGAACGTGGGGAATTGGGCCTTCGAAGCGAGCCGAAACACCGAGTTTGGCGTGCACATCTACGGCCCCCGCCAACAGCATATCCACTTCGAGAACCTCAGTCGCTTGTACGGCGTAGAGCCTCTCGCAGGCTCTCTTCATCATGATGGCCAGGGCGAAGTTCCCGGCATGAGACACGGCGGAACCTGGGATCTGAGGCCGCACCGAGCACGAGTGATCGATATCGACGAATCGGTACTAGAGGATTGGCAGAATCTCACAGGAAACGTGGGCATCCCTCCGACTCAAGCTGCACTACTCCAACCGACAACCACTGCGGAGCAAGGCGCGATCGAAGCGCTATCGAGCGTAGAACTACGAATCGAGCAACATGACCCTAGAATCAGTCAGGGTTATAACGAAACGAACAGCAATAAGGGCGGCTTCATCGCCTGGAACACCTCTCAGCCCGACGCGCTGTCAGGGATCGTACTGCAAGGCCCTCACTTTGGGATCGCCACGCCAATCAGCAAGCAGCCCAAGGTCCCGTGTCGCGGCAACCACGACTGGACGGCGTTCGATCTGACGGCGCTTGCAGCTGACGCCGTACCTCGAACGAACTACGTCCGCCCCGAGACGTGTTCGCTGAGCCGGTACGAGGACGCACAGGACCACTGGCTCGACCGGTCACGGCTCACGGCTGACTGGCAGCCGAGCGCGGAGGAATGGCAGAATCGCGACCGTGTACTGAGCGACGAAGAACGAGCGCTGACCGAGGACGAACAGCGCGATTTGCTGCACCAGCGGCTATGGCTGTTCCAGCCCTACACGCGATTCTACCGCCTGGCCTGGCGCAGAATGATTCCTTTCAACACAGAGCGGAGTCTCTTCGCCGCTCTGATTCCTCCTGGCCCAGCCCACGTGGACGCAGTTCACTCAATGGCCTTGACGAACAACAGAGCAACAGCCTTGAACGTAGGGTTTTGGGCGGCGTTGCCGATTGATTACTTGTTGCGCATCCTAGGACGGGCAGATCTCAGGAACGCCGAGGCCAAGAAGATGCCTTACGCCGACCCGTCCCACCCTCTTGCCAGTGCGCTTCTGCTCCGTACCCTCAGGCTCAACTGCCTCACCGAGGCTTACGCGCCCCTGTGGGCTGAGCTCTACGATCCGACCTGGCCTGGCTACGAAGGCTGGGCCATTGCGTGGCAGGGGCTTTCTCCGCTGGCGGACGGCATCAACGCGACATGGGAGCACACCTCGCCCCTGCGTACCGAGTACGAGCGGCGTGCGGCCCTGGTAGAGATCGACGCTCTGGTTGCCGTGTGGCTGGGAATGAGCGCGGATGAGCTGATCGCTGTCCTCAAGGCCCGCTACGCGATTCTCAGGGACCGCGAGGCAAAGATGTGGTTCGACGCCAAGGGGCGCCAGCTGGCGCAGGACCCGTACGCGCACGGCCACGGGCAGACCAAAGAGGACTTCACCCAGTTCATCGCCTATACCGAGGGACAGCGCTCCCAGCCGCCTGAGGGTTACTCGGCGCCCTTCTACAAGGCCAACCGGGAGGAGGAGATGCGGGAGGCTCACGCGTACTTCTTGCGGCGGCTCCAGGAGGCCATCGACCAGGGCCGGTGGACGCCGCCTTCCGAATGA
- a CDS encoding AAA family ATPase has protein sequence MIDRLTLENFKGFRSTELELGALTILSGLNSSGKSTALQALALLRQSYEAGDLDAAVFLPEARRSGLSGAVGNQGFLLNGELVGLGTGKDVLHEDFAGDEARIGLGVTEGPYRYRWTVAAEAEQNLLPLLDADLPAISEGRHRPGGPEATTPAFLTAPFQYLHADRISPAEFYPRDHHAAVGRGFLGVRGEHAVNFLRHHARSPVPAGPLHHPKAESDLLVDQVAAWMDVLCPGVDIRTEAIEGTDAVLLSYGFEGPLGPTHRRRPANVGFGLTYVLPVVVACLTAQRGSLVLLENPEAHLHPQGQTRMATLAAAAAAHGAQVLVETHSDHVINGVRLAVKQRRLAPSQVVFHYFRGDGTGVEVVSPRIDADGMLDRWPPGFFDELENTLDQLIG, from the coding sequence GTGATCGACCGGCTGACGCTGGAGAACTTCAAGGGGTTCCGGAGCACGGAGCTGGAGCTGGGGGCGCTGACGATCCTCTCCGGCCTCAACTCCTCCGGCAAGAGCACCGCGTTACAGGCCCTGGCCCTGCTGCGGCAGTCCTACGAGGCCGGAGACCTGGACGCCGCCGTCTTCCTGCCCGAGGCGCGCAGGTCCGGGCTGAGCGGGGCCGTCGGGAACCAGGGCTTCCTGCTCAACGGGGAGCTCGTCGGCCTCGGCACGGGCAAGGACGTGCTGCACGAGGACTTCGCCGGGGACGAGGCCCGGATCGGTCTCGGCGTCACCGAGGGCCCCTACCGGTACCGCTGGACGGTCGCCGCCGAGGCCGAGCAGAACCTGCTGCCGCTGCTGGACGCGGACCTCCCGGCCATCTCGGAGGGCCGCCACCGGCCTGGCGGGCCCGAGGCCACGACGCCCGCGTTCCTCACCGCCCCCTTCCAGTACCTGCACGCCGACCGGATCTCGCCCGCCGAGTTCTACCCGCGCGACCACCACGCGGCCGTCGGGCGCGGCTTCCTCGGCGTGCGCGGCGAACACGCCGTCAACTTCCTGCGCCACCACGCCCGCAGCCCGGTGCCCGCGGGGCCGCTGCACCACCCGAAGGCGGAGTCCGACCTGCTGGTCGACCAGGTCGCCGCGTGGATGGACGTCCTGTGCCCCGGGGTGGACATCAGGACCGAGGCCATCGAGGGTACCGACGCGGTGCTGCTCTCGTACGGGTTCGAGGGGCCGCTGGGCCCGACGCACCGGCGGCGGCCCGCGAACGTCGGCTTCGGCCTCACCTACGTCCTCCCCGTCGTCGTGGCCTGCCTCACCGCCCAGCGGGGGTCGCTCGTGCTCCTGGAGAACCCGGAGGCGCACCTGCACCCCCAGGGCCAGACGCGGATGGCCACGCTGGCGGCAGCCGCCGCCGCGCACGGCGCGCAGGTGCTCGTCGAGACCCACAGCGACCACGTCATCAACGGCGTGCGGCTCGCCGTCAAGCAGCGGCGGCTGGCGCCGTCGCAGGTGGTGTTCCACTACTTCCGGGGCGACGGCACCGGCGTGGAGGTCGTCAGCCCGCGCATCGACGCCGACGGCATGCTCGACCGCTGGCCCCCGGGCTTCTTCGACGAGCTGGAGAACACGCTCGACCAGCTCATCGGCTGA